In the genome of Abyssalbus ytuae, the window GTTTGGTAACCGGAACATGTCTGGCGGAAACAGGCAATGAAGTACTTTGTGTAGATATAGATGAAAATAAAGTTAAGCGTATGCAGAATGGTGAAGTGCCCATTTACGAGCCTCATCTGGATGTGCTTTTTGAAAGAAATATAAAAGCCGAAAGGTTAAAATTCACTACTTCTTTAGAGGAAGGGCTAAGTCATGGAGATATTATTTTCCTGGCATTGCCAACACCCGAAGATGAAGATGGCTCTGCCGATTTACGATATGTTTTGGGTGTTGCCGGTGAAATAGGGAAGCTTATATCAGACTATAAAGTGATAGTGGATAAAAGTACGGTGCCTGTGGGTACTGCAGACAGGGTGAAGGAGACCATTGCTCAAAATGCAAAAGTAGATTTTGATGTAGTTTCCAATCCTGAGTTTTTACGGGAAGGTTTTGCTGTGGACGACTTTTTAAAACCCGAGAGAATAGTGATCGGTTCAAGCTCCGAAAAGGCAATTAAACTTATGGAAAAACTTTATAAGCCGTTTGTAAGATCCGGAAACCCCATTCTTGTGATGGACGAAAAGTCTGCCGAACTTACCAAATATGCGGCCAATTCATTTTTAGCTACAAAAATTACCTTTATGAATGAGATTGCTAATTTTTGTGAGAAAGTGGGAGCAAATGTAGATAAAGTCCGCATTGGTATGGGAACCGATTCCCGCATCGGAAAAAGATTTCTTTTCCCCGGTATCGGTTACGGAGGTTCATGTTTTCCAAAAGATGTAAAGGCATTACACAAATCGGGAAAAGATGCCGAATTTAATTTCCAGATACTAGAGTCGGTTTTAAATGTGAATGCAAAACAAAAACTTGCTTTAATACCAAAAATAGAATCTTATTTTAATGAAGATATAAAAGACAAACATTTTGCCGTATGGGGCCTGGCTTTTAAACCTGAAACTGATGATATAAGGGAAGCTCCAGCCCTTGATGTGATAAATTCATTGTTACAAAAAGGAGCTACTGTAACTGCTTTTGACCCTGAAGCCATGGAAAATGTCCAAAGAAAACTGGGAGACAAAATAAAGTATGCAACTTCCATGTATGATGCTTTAAAAGGGACTGATGCTTTGATAATTTGTACGGAGTGGAGTATTTTCAGAACACCAAACCTGAATAAAATTAAGGATGAATTAAAAAACCCTGCTATTTTTGACGGGAGAAACCTATATGATATTGAAGAACTTAAAGAAAACGGCTTCGATTATTTTTCTATAGGGAGATAAAAAGAAATAATTCCCATACAATTTCGGAATCGGATTCCGAAATTGTATGGGAATTTGTATTTTTGAATATGTTTTTACGAAAGGCACATTCGGAATTAGTAAAACTGGCTCAACAATATAAAGCGGTAGTTGTCATCGGGCCAAGACAATCAGGAAAAACTACTCTTGTAAAGTCTGTTTTTAAAGGAAAACCATATGTTAATTTAGAAAATCCGGATATTCGGAATTTTGCTTTAGAAGACCCGAGAGGCTTCCTGAATCAATTTTCAAAAGCCGGGGCAATTCTGGACGAAGCACAACGGACACCTCAACTGTTTTCGTATTTACAACAAATATTAGATGAGAAAAAAGAAGGGGCACAATTCGTTATTACAGGTTCTAACAATTTTTTGCTACAACAAAATGTATCTCAAAGCTTGGCAGGCCGTGTCGGTTATTTAACATTGCTGCCTTTTTCTTTAGAAGAATTGGGAGATGATGCTCCAAAAACTATAAATGACCTGTTATTTAAAGGATTCTATCCTCCTCTTTATGATAAATCTTTTGAAATAGATAAATGGTTCAATAATTATATCAGAACTTATTTGGAAAAAGATGTAAGACAATTAAAGAACATTGATAATTTAATTGTTTTTGAACGTTTTTTAAGGTTATGTGTAGGGAGGATAGGACAACTTCTTAATAAAAATGCCTTAGCCATTGAAGTGGGTGTTGACAGCAAAACCATTGAATCCTGGATTAGTGTGCTGGAAGCCAGTTTTGTGGTTTTCAGGTTAAAACCCCATCATAAAAACTTTAATAAAAGACTGGTAAAAATGCCAAAATTATATTTTTATGATGTAGGGCTTGCCAGTGCTTTGTTAGGTTTACACGATGCAAATCAATGGGAATTACATCCCTTTAAAGGAAACCTTTTTGAAAACATGATTATTACGGAACTTTTAAAAAACAGATTTAATAGAGGATTACCTAATAATCTTTATTTTTGGAGAGACAGTGCAGGTCATGAAATAGATATTCTTGTTGACAATTTCAATGAGTTTATGCCAATTGAGGTAAAAGCAGGTAAAACCATTACGAATGAATATTTTAAAGGCGTAAATTATTGGAATAATTTAACAGGATTTAAAGGCGGGAAAATTATTTATGGAGGAGAGATATATCAAAAACGAAGTAATGATATAGAAGTGATTCCTTACGCAGAGTTGAACAAAACAGATATTTAAGATTTGAAAAAAGTATTAATTACAGGGGCAGCAGGTTTTTTGGGCTCGCATTTATGCGACAGGTTTATAAGGGAAGGATTTTGTGTTATCGGAATGGATAACCTTATCACAGGCGACCTTAAAAATATTGAGCATCTTTTCAGGTTAAAGGAATTTGAATTTTATCATCACGATGTTACAAAGTTTGTGCATGTTCCCGGAAATCTGGATTACATCCTTCATTTTGCTTCACCTGCAAGCCCTATCGATTATCTTAAAATTCCTATAAAAACACTTAAAGTAGGTGCATTAGGCACTCATAATCTGTTAGGGTTGGCAAAAGAAAAAAAATCCAGGATACTGGTTGCATCAACGTCCGAAGTATATGGTGATCCTTTAGTACATCCTCAAAATGAAGATTATTATGGTAATGTGAGTCCGGTAGGTCCCCGGGGGGTATATGACGAAGCTAAAAGGTTTCTCGAAGCCATTACAATGGCATATCACAGGTCTCATGGCCTGGAAACCCGGATAGCTCGTATTTTCAATACCTATGGCCCCCGCATGCGTTTAAACGACGGGAGGGTTGTTCCTGCTTTTATAGGGCAGGCTCTCAGAGGGGAAAACCTGACTATTTTTGGTGACGGATTACAAACCCGTTCTTTTTGCTATGTAGACGATCAGGTAGAAGGTATTTACAGGTTACTGATGAGTGATTATGTATACCCGGTAAACATAGGAAACCCTGATGAAATAACTATTAAAGAATTTGCCGAAGAGATCATTAAACTAACGGATACAGAACAGAAAATTATTTATAAGCCCCTTCCGAAGGATGACCCCCTTCAAAGACAGCCTGATATAACCAGGGCAAAAGAAATACTTGGATGGGAACCTAAAGTGTCAAGGAAAGAAGGAATGAAAAAAACCCTGGAATATTTTAAAAGCCTGTCGGAAGAAGATTTATATAAAAGTGCACATAAAGATTTTACTTCTTATCTATAATAAAAAATCAGGTGGTAAGTTGTATATTTAGAGTTGTATAAAAAGGAAAATTATGTTAACCAAGGCTAAATTAAAGGAACAAATAGAAAGTTTTCCGGAAAAATTCTCATTGGATGAACTTATAGAAAGGTTGATTCTTGTTGAAAAAATTGAGGCGGGAATTTTTCAATCTGAAACAGGCCAGACAATATCCGATACGGAATTGGATAAAGAAATTGAAAAATGGTTCAAATAAATTGGACCGTACAATCAGTAAATGATTTAAAAAGTATTGCTGATTATATATCCGTAGATTCTGTTAAATATGCTAAACTTCAAATAATTAGGATAAAAACAAGAACTTTTATTCTAAAATCCCAATCTCACGCAGGAAAAATAGTTCCTGAAATAAATAAAAGTAACATTCGGGAATTAATAGAAGGGAACTATCGGATTATCTATAAAATAGTTTCTGAACAACAAGTAGATATATTAGCCGTACATCATTCATCAAGGGATTTATTACGAAGAAAAATTTAGTTACCCTATTATAAAACCCACCATATTGAAATTTGGAATTAATAGAAAAGATATCAGAACTAAAAGAAATGTTTTATAAAGACGAAAACAACAGCTATGTTCTGAATGTTTTTTGGAATAGTTTATTTATTGCTTTCCTTCTAATGCCGCTGGGAATTAACATGCCCACCCCCTTTTTTATTATTGCTGTTATAACAGGGATCATTAATATATTTAAATCCAAAAAGAATTTTATTGCCGATAATAAAGTATTGCTTCTCTTTCCTTTTTATTTTCTATTGATGGCCATCAGCCTTATTTATACCGAAAATATTCCGGATGGGGTTGCCCTGTTACAGCGTTCATTAACATTACTGTTTTTTCCTGTTATTTTTCTTTTTGTAAAAGAAGATGCATTAACCGTCCGAAAGCTTTTCGATTTTTTGTTATGGGGGTTGATAGTTTCATTTTTTATAAACTTGTCCCTGGCCGGGTACGATACCTTTATAGCGGTAACAAATGATGGTATTACAAATGACCATAGTCCGGAATCCTTTATTTTATCTCTTACAAGCGCATGGGATTATTTTATTAACACCGAGTTTTCCCGTTTAATAAACCCCAATTATGTTTCCATATACATATTACTGGTATTAAGTTATTATTTAAAAAAAGATGTCGCCTCCAAAACCCGCCTGGCAGTAGTGGTCATACTATTTATTTATCTTTTTCTTTCTGCTTCCATTGCCTCATACATTACCCTTTTAATCGTCTCTCTGCTGTTAATTTCTGATATAGCCGATAAAACCAAAAAACACACCACGCTTATCATCTTTTTTCTTGGTGCAATTGTATTTTTAAACAATCCGCATGTACTTAATTTTTATGAAGGCCCTGACAATACCATTCATGAGAAAGAATCTACTGAAGAAACCTCTGAAAAATTAAGATTTTTGTCATGGGACGCCGGCTGGAAGTTAATGAGCCAATCACCTTTGCTGGGATATGGAATCGGGGATGCCAATAAGGAGTTAATAGAAAAATACAAGGAATTAAACTATACCCAAAATTATAAAAGAAGGTATAATGCCCATAACCAGTTTTTACAGACATGGCTACAAATGGGAATGCCCGGACTTATCACTTTGATAAGTATTTTTATTATCCTTGCTTACCGGATGAGGCGCAGCCGCAGCGAAATGTCTGTTTTTATAATTTTGTTCATATCACTCCTTTTCGAGTCTATGCTGGTAAGGTTTAACGGGATTGTATTTTTTTCGATAATAGTTCCTTTACTTTTAAAAAAGAGAAGCATCCTAAGTAGTAAGATAATACGTAACGAAACTGTTTTTACCGATAGAATTTAAATTACTTTTTGAATAATTAGTTTGAAAGTAGTGAAAGGATTATTTTTGATGCTTTAAATTTACAAACCACCAAATAATATGAATATTTTAGTACTTGGTTCTGGAGGAAGAGAACATACCTTTGCCTGGAAACTTGCTCAAAGTAAAAAAATCAATAAGCTTTTTGTAGCCCCCGGTAATGCAGGAACGGCTGCTATAGCTACCAATGTTAATATAAGCGCAACAAATTTTAACGCTGTAAAAGAGCTTGTACTAAAAGAAAACATCAACATGGTGGTGGTAGGTCCTGAAGATCCCCTGGTACAAGGCATTCATGATTTTTTCCTTGAAGACAACCAATTAAAAAACATTCCTGTTATAGGCCCCGCTAAAAAGGGGGCACAATTAGAAGGAAGCAAGGAATTTGCAAAACAGTTTATGGCAAAGCATAACATCCCTACTGCTGCCTATCAAAGTTTTACTGCACAAACTGTTGAGGCAGGATATGCTTTTCTTGAAACCTTAAATTCACCCTATGTTCTGAAAGCCGATGGCCTGGCTGCAGGCAAAGGAGTTTTGATCATTAATGACCTTAATGAAGCCAAAGCAGAGTTAAAAAGTATGCTGGTAGATGCCAAATTTGGAGATGCCAGTTCTAAAGTGGTGATAGAAGAATTTTTAAGCGGTATAGAGCTGAGTGTTTTTGTTTTAACCGATGGCAAAAATTATATCACCCTGCCTACGGCAAAAGATTATAAACGAATTGGTGAAAAAGACACAGGCCTTAACACCGGAGGTATGGGAGCGGTATCGCCCGTGCCCTTTGCCGATGAGGTTTTTATGAATAAAATTGAAGAACGCATTGTAAAACCTACCGTTAAGGGCTTACAGGAAGATAATATTCCTTATAAAGGCTTTGTTTTCATCGGGCTTATTAAAGTAAATGACAATCCGTATGTAATTGAATACAATGTAAGGATGGGCGATCCCGAAACCGAAGTCGTACTACCCCGTGTTAAAAATGATTTGGTTGAGCTATTTGAAGCCACTGCCGGCCAAAACCTTAATACAATAAAACTCGAAATTGATGAGCGTTACGCCACAACAGTAGTGGTGGTATCAGGAGGATATCCGGAAGCTTATGAAAAAGGAAAAGAAATGTCAGGACTTGAAAATATAGGAGAATCTATAGTATTTCATGCGGGAACCAAATATGACAATGGGAAAGTAGTGACCAACGGAGGAAGAGTATTGGCAATTACTTCGTATGAGGAAGATTTTCGTGAGGCACTAAAAAAATCTTATCGAAGCATAGAAAAATTAAACTTCGATAAGATGTATTACAGAAAAGATATTGGCTTTGACTTATAAATAAGAATGAGCCGTAACATCTTTGTTTTCTTCGTTGTTATCGTTAAATTTTTTAAGTTGTAACACCCAATATACCATGGCTACTGCACCTATAATAAAGAAAATCCAGTTAATGATATTTGCTCCCCACCAACTGTGCATTGAACGGAATGCGTCATAGGGAATAAATAAAATTTCTTCAAATAAATACTGAATACCTTCAAAAAAATCTTTCATCTGTAAATATTGTTCTTAATTTTATGCCACAAAACTACATAAATTTTGTATAGTTTTAGAAAAAAGGATTTATAAATCTTTCACCCCTTTATTTTAAATAAGTATGATAACTACCGTTTTTGGAAAGACAAGGCCTGTAAATTTTATTTTTTTAGTGGCCTTTTTATTTTTGTTTTTCTTTGGAGTACACATTTTTATTTTAAATACAGAAGTTAATGTATGGTCCCTTTTGCGCATGGCAGGGATATTTGTTTTAATCCTGTTTAGCCTATTCCTTTCTAATTTTATCAGTAAAAAAAACGGATTAACAAAAGATAACACCTATGTAGTTTTACTTTTTGTACTGGCTTTATGTTTTTTCCCTTATACATTTGACAACACTAATATTATAATTTCCAATGTTTTTGTTTTGCTGGCCCTTAGAAGGATCATAAGTTTAAAAACATACTACCATGTAAAGATTAAAATTTTTGATGCCTCCCTGTGGCTGTGTATTGCAACAATATTTTATGGTTGGGCCATACTGTTTTTCTTCCTTGTATACGTAGCTATTTTGCACTATGGG includes:
- a CDS encoding UDP-glucose dehydrogenase family protein yields the protein MKISVIGTGYVGLVTGTCLAETGNEVLCVDIDENKVKRMQNGEVPIYEPHLDVLFERNIKAERLKFTTSLEEGLSHGDIIFLALPTPEDEDGSADLRYVLGVAGEIGKLISDYKVIVDKSTVPVGTADRVKETIAQNAKVDFDVVSNPEFLREGFAVDDFLKPERIVIGSSSEKAIKLMEKLYKPFVRSGNPILVMDEKSAELTKYAANSFLATKITFMNEIANFCEKVGANVDKVRIGMGTDSRIGKRFLFPGIGYGGSCFPKDVKALHKSGKDAEFNFQILESVLNVNAKQKLALIPKIESYFNEDIKDKHFAVWGLAFKPETDDIREAPALDVINSLLQKGATVTAFDPEAMENVQRKLGDKIKYATSMYDALKGTDALIICTEWSIFRTPNLNKIKDELKNPAIFDGRNLYDIEELKENGFDYFSIGR
- a CDS encoding ATP-binding protein: MFLRKAHSELVKLAQQYKAVVVIGPRQSGKTTLVKSVFKGKPYVNLENPDIRNFALEDPRGFLNQFSKAGAILDEAQRTPQLFSYLQQILDEKKEGAQFVITGSNNFLLQQNVSQSLAGRVGYLTLLPFSLEELGDDAPKTINDLLFKGFYPPLYDKSFEIDKWFNNYIRTYLEKDVRQLKNIDNLIVFERFLRLCVGRIGQLLNKNALAIEVGVDSKTIESWISVLEASFVVFRLKPHHKNFNKRLVKMPKLYFYDVGLASALLGLHDANQWELHPFKGNLFENMIITELLKNRFNRGLPNNLYFWRDSAGHEIDILVDNFNEFMPIEVKAGKTITNEYFKGVNYWNNLTGFKGGKIIYGGEIYQKRSNDIEVIPYAELNKTDI
- a CDS encoding UDP-glucuronic acid decarboxylase family protein; its protein translation is MKKVLITGAAGFLGSHLCDRFIREGFCVIGMDNLITGDLKNIEHLFRLKEFEFYHHDVTKFVHVPGNLDYILHFASPASPIDYLKIPIKTLKVGALGTHNLLGLAKEKKSRILVASTSEVYGDPLVHPQNEDYYGNVSPVGPRGVYDEAKRFLEAITMAYHRSHGLETRIARIFNTYGPRMRLNDGRVVPAFIGQALRGENLTIFGDGLQTRSFCYVDDQVEGIYRLLMSDYVYPVNIGNPDEITIKEFAEEIIKLTDTEQKIIYKPLPKDDPLQRQPDITRAKEILGWEPKVSRKEGMKKTLEYFKSLSEEDLYKSAHKDFTSYL
- a CDS encoding type II toxin-antitoxin system RelE/ParE family toxin, which gives rise to MVQINWTVQSVNDLKSIADYISVDSVKYAKLQIIRIKTRTFILKSQSHAGKIVPEINKSNIRELIEGNYRIIYKIVSEQQVDILAVHHSSRDLLRRKI
- a CDS encoding O-antigen ligase family protein yields the protein MELIEKISELKEMFYKDENNSYVLNVFWNSLFIAFLLMPLGINMPTPFFIIAVITGIINIFKSKKNFIADNKVLLLFPFYFLLMAISLIYTENIPDGVALLQRSLTLLFFPVIFLFVKEDALTVRKLFDFLLWGLIVSFFINLSLAGYDTFIAVTNDGITNDHSPESFILSLTSAWDYFINTEFSRLINPNYVSIYILLVLSYYLKKDVASKTRLAVVVILFIYLFLSASIASYITLLIVSLLLISDIADKTKKHTTLIIFFLGAIVFLNNPHVLNFYEGPDNTIHEKESTEETSEKLRFLSWDAGWKLMSQSPLLGYGIGDANKELIEKYKELNYTQNYKRRYNAHNQFLQTWLQMGMPGLITLISIFIILAYRMRRSRSEMSVFIILFISLLFESMLVRFNGIVFFSIIVPLLLKKRSILSSKIIRNETVFTDRI
- the purD gene encoding phosphoribosylamine--glycine ligase, whose amino-acid sequence is MNILVLGSGGREHTFAWKLAQSKKINKLFVAPGNAGTAAIATNVNISATNFNAVKELVLKENINMVVVGPEDPLVQGIHDFFLEDNQLKNIPVIGPAKKGAQLEGSKEFAKQFMAKHNIPTAAYQSFTAQTVEAGYAFLETLNSPYVLKADGLAAGKGVLIINDLNEAKAELKSMLVDAKFGDASSKVVIEEFLSGIELSVFVLTDGKNYITLPTAKDYKRIGEKDTGLNTGGMGAVSPVPFADEVFMNKIEERIVKPTVKGLQEDNIPYKGFVFIGLIKVNDNPYVIEYNVRMGDPETEVVLPRVKNDLVELFEATAGQNLNTIKLEIDERYATTVVVVSGGYPEAYEKGKEMSGLENIGESIVFHAGTKYDNGKVVTNGGRVLAITSYEEDFREALKKSYRSIEKLNFDKMYYRKDIGFDL
- a CDS encoding DUF6341 family protein; the protein is MKDFFEGIQYLFEEILFIPYDAFRSMHSWWGANIINWIFFIIGAVAMVYWVLQLKKFNDNNEENKDVTAHSYL
- a CDS encoding DUF6427 family protein; this translates as MITTVFGKTRPVNFIFLVAFLFLFFFGVHIFILNTEVNVWSLLRMAGIFVLILFSLFLSNFISKKNGLTKDNTYVVLLFVLALCFFPYTFDNTNIIISNVFVLLALRRIISLKTYYHVKIKIFDASLWLCIATIFYGWAILFFFLVYVAILHYGLGDLRNWLIPVIAVVLVGVFISSFYFLFDRWEELSQVLNFHIELKIEKYADLKHLIPFLYILGMGGLSSFSYFTNIKAKLSEQQSLILLVLVAFFISVFISLLSVDEDTSEFIFIAFPLAVMTANYIEIIEKKWFKEFLLWTFVAMPFVILWL